The Malus domestica chromosome 13, GDT2T_hap1 genome includes a window with the following:
- the LOC139190962 gene encoding uncharacterized protein, producing MDLGAVEVEVFGDSELVINELNGEFKCKRITMAGYYLAATQLLSFWDSEISVNHVPRGSNLAANEMAQLASGVLIQERKYGVDVEIQRRNLPSILEWGFSLDIMVLEAEIEDWRSPIVHHLKDPSSPTSKKDRQQATKYVLWAKNLLRKTPDGLLLKCLGQEESMRVMAEVHEGVCGAH from the coding sequence atggatctgGGGGCAGTAGAGGTAGAGGTCTTTGGGGATTCAGAGTTGGTAATAAACGAGTTAAATGGGGAGTTCAAGTGCAAACGTATTACCATggcggggtattacttggcagctaCGCAATTATTGAGTTTCTGGGATTCTGAGATATCGGTCAATCATGTTCCCAGGGGATCCAACTTAGCGGCCAACGAGATGGCACAACTAGCCTCAGGAGTGCTAATACAGGAGAGGAAATATGGGGTAGATGTCGAGATACAAAGAAGAAACCTTCCTTCCATCTTAGAATGGGGATTCAGCCTAGATATAATGGTATTAGAAGCCGAAATAGAAGATTGGAGGTCACCTATCGTTCATCATTTAAAGGATCCTTCTTCGCCTACAAGCAAGAAGGATAgacagcaagcaaccaagtatgtcttatgggcgaaGAACTTGCTAAGAAAAACTCCAGATGGGCTACTGTTGAAATGCTTGGGCCAAGAAGAATCCATGAGAGtgatggccgaagtacatgaaggagtatgtggagcacattag
- the LOC114820691 gene encoding uncharacterized protein has translation MEFAVPPEFNLTPGGPPLWVSLAENGYYGFKPTVCALCNSRTHDILQCPERKYFPDYVQEYIYMRIDSKWNWNNPHSEFYTKSLKEHLGQYFEQLNVPQELSVEDKLAKLLELTDLYIEITNEGFQIQAVNRGKSYDDQEVGAGIEEPSVCYSRPKEETAHDDLENSIESTPTKVCVPLMHYPETPRRPAKQQECMNTLTNLNIGQLLTDQKILEAVTDSAPTQPIKFKEMPDESCKQAKIHKETKKKLNGNLILRQEIRPMQKLWVSNTRFKSVRRRRKHCWKGFYFITTFHSHRRANMKDSTTSLKHIIDKHHLIPYLLLLYDAIKEWLIIREQVT, from the coding sequence ATGGAATTTGCAGTGCCCCCTGAATTCAATCTAACACCCGGTGGACCACCTCTTTGGGTGTCATTAGCAGAAAATGGTTATTATGGATTTAAGCCTACAGTTTGTGCTCTTTGCAACTCAAGGACCCATGATATTTTACAATGTCCTGAGAGGAAATATTTTCCAGATTATGTCCaagagtatatatatatgagaatcGATTCAAAATGGAACTGGAATAATCCCCATTCAGAGTTCTACACTAAAAGTTTGAAAGAGCATCTTGGGCAATATTTCGAGCAGCTTAATGTGCCACAAGAGCTTTCGGTGGAGGACAAGCTCGCTAAATTGTTGGAATTAACTGACTTATACATTGaaataacaaatgaaggatTTCAAATTCAAGCAGTAAACCGTGGGAAAAGCTATGATGATCAAGAGGTTGGTGCAGGAATTGAGGAGCCATCTGTCTGTTATTCACGTCCAAAGGAGGAAACAGCGCATGATGACCTTGAAAATTCCATAGAATCTACTCCTACAAAAGTCTGTGTGCCACTCATGCACTATCCCGAGACTCCAAGGCGACCCGCTAAGCAGCAAGAATGCATGAATACTCTGACAAATCTAAATATAGGACAGCTGCTTACTGATCAGAAAATTTTAGAGGCGGTAACGGACAGTGCACCTACACAACCCATCAAATTCAAAGAAATGCCAGATGAGTCCTGCAAACAGGCAAAGATCCACaaggaaacaaagaaaaagctTAATGGCAACCTAATTCTTCGTCAAGAAATTCGGCCAATGCAGAAATTGTGGGTGTCAAATACAAGGTTTAAGTCAGTTCGACGAAGACGTAAACATTGCTGGAAGGGATTCTATTTTATTACAACATTTCATTCACATAGAAGGGCTAATATGAAGGATTCAACCACTTCCCTGAAACACATAATTGACAAACATCATCTCATTCCGTACCTACTGTTGTTGTATGATGCTATCAAGGAGTGGTTGATTATAAGAGAACAAGTGACGTGA